The proteins below are encoded in one region of Triticum aestivum cultivar Chinese Spring chromosome 1B, IWGSC CS RefSeq v2.1, whole genome shotgun sequence:
- the LOC123121411 gene encoding uncharacterized protein has translation MASATPAVPDPALGLGLRHPGALARRIAMARGAAVAPALRPWLLFDAVPLVVVVLIAAHVLALGYWIYRLATDGSKHPARSKKH, from the exons ATGGCCTCCGCCACCCCGGCGGTGCCCGACCCCGCcctcggcctcggcctccgccaccCCGGCGCTCTCGCCCGCCGCATCGCCATGGCGCGCGGCGCCGCCGTCGCGCCGGCGCTTCGTCCCTGGCTCCTCTTCGACGCCGTGcccctcgtcgtcgtcgtcctcatcgccgcGCACGTCCTCGCCCTC GGCTACTGGATCTACAGGCTCGCCACCGACGGGTCCAAGCACCCTGCGCGGAGCAAGAAACACTAG